In Desulfosediminicola ganghwensis, a single window of DNA contains:
- the truB gene encoding tRNA pseudouridine(55) synthase TruB, giving the protein MSDFYAGVFLIDKPVGPSSFTMVRHVRKLLGIKKVGHAGTLDPFASGLLIICGGRPATRLISSFMDGEKEYVATLCLGRQTSTLDPEGEVVGEGAVGYLSERRIEECLASFRGEQMQEPPAYSALKYKGKPLYYYARKGIEVKKEPRRVNILELERIDTKGDLCGYHPEFQIRVVCSKGTYIRTLAADIGTALGCGAYLTGLRRTRSGPFTIENAVNGQTLSDPAERENIMKSMLSVEDVGNLLQ; this is encoded by the coding sequence ATGTCAGATTTTTATGCCGGAGTATTTTTGATCGACAAACCGGTCGGTCCTTCGTCTTTTACCATGGTTCGCCACGTTCGAAAGTTGCTTGGCATTAAAAAGGTCGGTCATGCAGGAACGCTCGATCCATTTGCCTCAGGGCTGCTGATTATTTGTGGCGGCAGACCTGCGACTCGCCTGATCTCATCTTTCATGGATGGAGAGAAGGAATACGTGGCTACACTCTGTCTTGGAAGGCAGACAAGCACACTTGACCCTGAGGGTGAAGTTGTTGGTGAAGGAGCGGTTGGCTACCTGAGCGAACGTCGTATTGAGGAATGCCTCGCCTCTTTCAGGGGTGAGCAGATGCAGGAACCACCCGCATATTCTGCTCTTAAATATAAAGGTAAACCACTCTATTATTACGCTCGTAAAGGTATAGAGGTGAAAAAGGAGCCACGCAGAGTTAACATCCTGGAACTTGAGCGCATAGATACCAAAGGTGATTTATGTGGGTATCATCCTGAATTTCAGATTCGCGTGGTGTGCAGCAAGGGAACGTATATACGAACCCTGGCAGCTGATATAGGTACAGCCTTGGGTTGCGGTGCGTACCTAACAGGATTGCGGAGAACCAGAAGCGGTCCATTCACTATAGAAAATGCAGTCAATGGCCAGACACTTTCCGACCCTGCTGAACGTGAGAACATCATGAAAAGCATGTTATCGGTAGAGGATGTCGGGAATCTGTTGCAATAA
- the rpsO gene encoding 30S ribosomal protein S15 — MAQTTIKKNEIIEKHKIHSSDTGSSEVQIALLTDRIQYLTEHFKTHKKDHHSRQGLLKLVGQRRSLLDYLKKKDVNKYRALIQDLGIRK; from the coding sequence GTGGCACAAACAACAATTAAGAAAAACGAAATTATCGAAAAACATAAAATCCATTCTTCAGATACCGGTTCTTCAGAGGTGCAGATTGCTCTTTTGACCGACCGTATCCAGTACCTGACCGAGCACTTCAAGACACACAAGAAGGATCATCACTCTCGTCAGGGCCTTCTGAAGTTGGTTGGACAGCGCAGAAGCCTGCTTGACTACCTCAAGAAAAAAGACGTAAACAAATACAGAGCTCTTATTCAGGATCTCGGTATTAGGAAGTAG